The Arachidicoccus terrestris genome includes the window AAATTGTTTTCTGGCTTCTCCAATCCTCACCTCATTTAAAAACTGGACAAATGTGTGCCGGGTATGCTTCTTAAAAAAACGACAAAAGGCCTGTGGCGTCATATAAGCCTGACCTGCCACATCTTCCAGCGTAATCGGTTTATCGTAATTATGTAATATATAATTGTAGATATGACTGACACGGATACCGTCGGTCTCCGTATTCAGCATTCTTGGTCCCTGCTGAGAAAGAATCTTATAACCGGACAAGCCGGAAAGCTTTTGAAGCAACTGTATAAATAAAATTGTAGACTGGGCCGCGTCTTCGGTGGTGAACAGTTTATCCAAAAGCGCAGAAACTTCAGACGCGTTAGCAGCCGGCACCTGTATGCCGTTTTGCGCATAAGCAATAAAACTACGCAGGTGTTTAAATTCAGGTATACCCAACAGTGTCTGACATATAACGTCCGGATCAAAAAACACATCCAGTGAACAAATAATTCTTTCAGAACCTTCCTCAAAATAAGCAGCGGGACTTTTAAACAAATGCGGTTGCCCGCCTCCGATAATAAAAATATCCCCTTGCTGAAAGCTATGCATATTGTGATCTGCCATCAGTGTTCCCTCTCCATGCTGCACCCAGGTTAGCTGCATTTCCTTGTGTCTGTGCAGATAGGGATAAAAGTGAGGTAAAATATCCATTCTTGTGACAATGGTTTTATCATGACGGACAGGTATTGTAAACTGGAGTACTTTCATGACTGCTGATATTTAAATGGGAAAAACAGATGCCAACAGGAATAAAGATTTGATAATGCCAAGTTAACATTTTCTCGCTTTATAGCACGGAAATTACCATAAAAAATCAATTTATGCATATTCTCGGTTAAAATACGGTTATAATTCCGTATGGGGAATGACTTCAACATTCTTATCTGCTGAATAACGAGCCGGCGGCGGCGGTTAAAATCTGTCTAGTAAATAACAAAAAGCGGGAAGATCACTTCACAGCACGCAGGTAATTTTACAGCCGATATTCCTTACCTTGTAGAGGATGTTATTTCACTAACTAAATGTATAATACTATGGCAATTGAATGGAAGGGAGTGTTCCCGGCAGTTACAACAAAATTTACCGATAATGACGAGTTGGATCTGACATTATTTGAAAAAAATCTTCAGGCGCAGATCGAAGCAGGCGTCGCAGGAATCATCATAGGAGGGTCTTTAGGAGAATCAAGTACCATTACAACCGAGGAACTGGGCCAGCTGGTGGCAAGTGGTTTAAAAACAGCCGCAGGTAAAGTACCGGTCATTGTCAATATCGCTACAGGTTCCACCAGAGAGGCGACATCGATAGCAAAACAAATTAAAGCATGGGGGGCGGATGGCATTATGTTATTGCCACCTATGCGTTATAAATCCACGCCGGAAGAAACCGTTTTATTTTTCAGAACCGTCGCTGCGGCGACAGACCTGCCTGTACTGCTCTATAATAACCCTGTAGATTATAAAACTGAGATCACAATAGATATGTTTGAGGCACTAAAAGACATCCCGACCATACAGGCTGTAAAAGAATCTACCCGTGACGTCAGTAATGTCATCCGCATGCGTAACAATTTTGGAGATCGATTTAAAATACTCTGTGGCGTGGATACGCTCACTTTTGAGGAGCTATCTTCGGGAGCGGATGGTCTGGTGGCAGGCCTGGTATGTGCTTTCCCCAGAGAAACTGTCGCCATTTACAACTTTATTAAAAACAATCAGCATCAACAGGCCCTGGAGATATACAGATGGTTTATGCCTTTATTGGAATTTGATATCACACCACAGCTGGTACAGTATATCAAATTAGCGGAAGTGTATACGGGTCTTGGCAACGAAACTGTTCGCGCACCCCGCATATCTTTAAAAGGGGACAAAAGAGCGGCAGCAATCGCGACTATCGAAACGGCATTAAAAACACGTCCCGAAGCATTGGTTGAAAAGGGGCTTGCACTGATGACAGCAGAAGGGGTTTCTGTATAGAACAGTTGCCATATAACCTTACGATTGAACACCTTTTATTTCTAAATAACTATTACTATGCAACACGATATTAACAGCACGACCATTCAGGCGCAGGAAGTTATGGATCGTGCACAACAGGCATTTCTCAGTTTCCGACACGCATCAGGCAGGAAACGGGCTGAACTGCTGGAAAAAATTGCTGACGGACTGGAAGCGGAACGTTCCGCATTAGTGAGGACTGCGCAAGAAGAGTCACATCTGCCAGATACCAGGTTAAATGGTGAACTGAGTCGTACGATCGGGCAATTAAAGCTCTTCGCTAACCTGGTTCGCGAAGGGAGTTGGGTACAGGCCAGTATTGATCCGGCACTTCCCGACAGAAAACCGCTTCCCAGAACAGATATCCGTAAAATGTTGCGCCCCAAGGGCCCTGTGGTTGTCTTTGGTGCCAGCAACTTTCCCTTCGCGTTTTCGACATTGGGAGGAGACACTGCCAGTGCACTGGCT containing:
- a CDS encoding AraC family transcriptional regulator, which gives rise to MKVLQFTIPVRHDKTIVTRMDILPHFYPYLHRHKEMQLTWVQHGEGTLMADHNMHSFQQGDIFIIGGGQPHLFKSPAAYFEEGSERIICSLDVFFDPDVICQTLLGIPEFKHLRSFIAYAQNGIQVPAANASEVSALLDKLFTTEDAAQSTILFIQLLQKLSGLSGYKILSQQGPRMLNTETDGIRVSHIYNYILHNYDKPITLEDVAGQAYMTPQAFCRFFKKHTRHTFVQFLNEVRIGEARKQFSSGSFESISSVAYSSGFNSITNFNRVFKSVMGQAPTEYIESLRELQQSSPAIG
- a CDS encoding dihydrodipicolinate synthase family protein — translated: MAIEWKGVFPAVTTKFTDNDELDLTLFEKNLQAQIEAGVAGIIIGGSLGESSTITTEELGQLVASGLKTAAGKVPVIVNIATGSTREATSIAKQIKAWGADGIMLLPPMRYKSTPEETVLFFRTVAAATDLPVLLYNNPVDYKTEITIDMFEALKDIPTIQAVKESTRDVSNVIRMRNNFGDRFKILCGVDTLTFEELSSGADGLVAGLVCAFPRETVAIYNFIKNNQHQQALEIYRWFMPLLEFDITPQLVQYIKLAEVYTGLGNETVRAPRISLKGDKRAAAIATIETALKTRPEALVEKGLALMTAEGVSV